In Zonotrichia albicollis isolate bZonAlb1 chromosome 3, bZonAlb1.hap1, whole genome shotgun sequence, a single window of DNA contains:
- the HSF2 gene encoding heat shock factor protein 2 isoform X1 — protein MKQQQQQQPLAPPPPQPSQQPSPPFASPGVPAFLSKLWALLGETPSNQLITWSQNGKSFLVLDEQRFAKEILPKYFKHNNMASFVRQLNMYGFRKVVHVDSGIVKLERDGPVEFRHAYFRQGREDLLEHIKRKVSSSRPEENKIRQEDLSKIICSAQKVQIKQSTIESQLSLLKRENESLWREVSELRAKQLQQQQVIRKIVQFIVTLVQNNQLVSLKRKRPLLLNTNGPTKSNVFQKIVKEPTDSSHHVPLNRNEGLKKREQISDDIVIYDVTEDVGEEEHPMADEENLPVTPETSEDTTSDSSNCSCSYHSPDIVIVEDDNEDEYAPVIQGDKNTESVAVPGNAPASHVSDSTSPLMSSAVQLNNQSTSTAEDPVSVMDSILNENGVISQNINLLGKVELLDYLDSIDCSLEDFQAMLSGRQFSIDPDLLVDLFTSSVQMNPTDHDHITNTKVETKGKEANKNSAGPAASQEMQDKQLIHYTAFPLLAFLDGNPGSAVESGGFTAETLSTAEKSLEGDELLESSLDPQPTQSKLVRLEPLTEAEASEATLFYLCELAPAPMDTDMSFLDN, from the exons AtgaagcagcaacagcagcagcagccgctggcACCGCCGCCCCCGCAGCCTTCCCAGCAGCCGTCGCCTCCCTTCGCCAGCCCGGGGGTCCCGGCCTTCCTCAGCAAgctgtgggctctgctgggcgAGACCCCCAGCAACCAGCTCATCACCTGGAGCCAG AATGGAAAGAGTTTCTTGGTGTTGGATGAACAGAGATTTGCAAAAGAGATTCTTCCCAAGTACTTCAAGCATAACAACATGGCAAGCTTTGTCAGACAGTTAAACATGT atggcTTCCGTAAAGTCGTCCATGTTGATTCTGGAATTGTCAAACTGGAGCGAGACGGTCCAGTAGAGTTTCGGCATGCATATTTTAGGCAGGGCCGGGAGGACTTGCTGGAACACATTAAAAGGAAG GTTTCTTCTTCGAGACCTGAGGAAAACAAGATCCGTCAGGAAGATCTCTCTAAAATAATATGCAGTGCTCAAAAGGTGCAAATTAAGCAATCAACTATTGAATCTCAGTTGTCTCTTTTGAAGAG AGAGAATGAATCCCTTTGGAGGGAAGTGTCAGAACTGAGAGCAAAACAGTTGCAACAGCAGCAAGTTATTCGAAAG ATTGTACAATTCATTGTTACCTTGGTGCAGAACAACCAACTAGTGAGCCTAAAACGTAAGAG GCCTCTACTTCTGAACACTAATGGACCTACAAAGTCGAATGTATTTCAGAAAATTGTGAAAGAACCAACTGATAGTAGCCACCAT GTACCTCTCAACAGAAATGAGGGCttaaaaaaaagggaacagATTTCAGATGACATTGTTATTTATGATGTCACTGAGGATGTGGGTGAGGAAGAACATCCCATGGCTGATGAAGAAAATCTTCCTGTTACACCAGAAACAAGTGAAGATACCACTTCGGATTCTTCCAA CTGTAGCTGTAGCTACCATTCTCCTGATATTGTAATTGTGGAAGATGATAATGAAGATGAATATGCCCCTGTAATTCAAGGGGATAAAAACACTGAATCAGTTGCTGTCCCAGGTAATGCTCCAGCCAGCCATGTCAGTGACAGCACGAGCCCGCTCATGTCAAGTGCTGTACAGCTGAATAACCAGTCAACTTCAACTGCTGAAGACCCAGTCTCTGTGATGGATTCCATACTCAATGAAAATGGAGTAATTTCACAGAATATAAATCTTCTTGGAAA AGTTGAACTTCTGGATTATCTGGACAGTATCGACTGCAGTTTAGAGGACTTCCAGGCTATGTTGTCAGGACGACAGTTCAGCATAGATCCAGATCTCCTGGTTGAT CTTTTTACAAGTTCTGTGCAGATGAATCCCACAGATCATGATCATATCACTAATACCAAA GTGGAGACAAAGGGAAAAGAAGCTAACAAGAATAGTGCTGGTCCAGCAGCTTCACAGGAAATGCAAG ataAGCAGCTGATACACTACACTGCTTTTCCACTCCTTGCATTCCTCGATGGGAACCCAGGCTCTGCTGTTGAGAGTGGGGGCTTCACAGCTGAAACTCTTTCCACTGCTGAGAAATCCCTGGAAGGGGACGAGctcctggagagcagcctggATCCCCAGCCCACCCAGAGCAAACTGGTGCGTCTGGAGCCACTGACGGAGGCAGAGGCGAGTGAGGCCACACTGTTCTACCTGTGTGAACTTGCCCCTGCACCCATGGACACAGACATGTCCTTCTTGGATAACTGA
- the HSF2 gene encoding heat shock factor protein 2 isoform X2: MKQQQQQQPLAPPPPQPSQQPSPPFASPGVPAFLSKLWALLGETPSNQLITWSQNGKSFLVLDEQRFAKEILPKYFKHNNMASFVRQLNMYGFRKVVHVDSGIVKLERDGPVEFRHAYFRQGREDLLEHIKRKVSSSRPEENKIRQEDLSKIICSAQKVQIKQSTIESQLSLLKRENESLWREVSELRAKQLQQQQVIRKIVQFIVTLVQNNQLVSLKRKRPLLLNTNGPTKSNVFQKIVKEPTDSSHHVPLNRNEGLKKREQISDDIVIYDVTEDVGEEEHPMADEENLPVTPETSEDTTSDSSNCSCSYHSPDIVIVEDDNEDEYAPVIQGDKNTESVAVPGNAPASHVSDSTSPLMSSAVQLNNQSTSTAEDPVSVMDSILNENGVISQNINLLGKVELLDYLDSIDCSLEDFQAMLSGRQFSIDPDLLVDVETKGKEANKNSAGPAASQEMQDKQLIHYTAFPLLAFLDGNPGSAVESGGFTAETLSTAEKSLEGDELLESSLDPQPTQSKLVRLEPLTEAEASEATLFYLCELAPAPMDTDMSFLDN, from the exons AtgaagcagcaacagcagcagcagccgctggcACCGCCGCCCCCGCAGCCTTCCCAGCAGCCGTCGCCTCCCTTCGCCAGCCCGGGGGTCCCGGCCTTCCTCAGCAAgctgtgggctctgctgggcgAGACCCCCAGCAACCAGCTCATCACCTGGAGCCAG AATGGAAAGAGTTTCTTGGTGTTGGATGAACAGAGATTTGCAAAAGAGATTCTTCCCAAGTACTTCAAGCATAACAACATGGCAAGCTTTGTCAGACAGTTAAACATGT atggcTTCCGTAAAGTCGTCCATGTTGATTCTGGAATTGTCAAACTGGAGCGAGACGGTCCAGTAGAGTTTCGGCATGCATATTTTAGGCAGGGCCGGGAGGACTTGCTGGAACACATTAAAAGGAAG GTTTCTTCTTCGAGACCTGAGGAAAACAAGATCCGTCAGGAAGATCTCTCTAAAATAATATGCAGTGCTCAAAAGGTGCAAATTAAGCAATCAACTATTGAATCTCAGTTGTCTCTTTTGAAGAG AGAGAATGAATCCCTTTGGAGGGAAGTGTCAGAACTGAGAGCAAAACAGTTGCAACAGCAGCAAGTTATTCGAAAG ATTGTACAATTCATTGTTACCTTGGTGCAGAACAACCAACTAGTGAGCCTAAAACGTAAGAG GCCTCTACTTCTGAACACTAATGGACCTACAAAGTCGAATGTATTTCAGAAAATTGTGAAAGAACCAACTGATAGTAGCCACCAT GTACCTCTCAACAGAAATGAGGGCttaaaaaaaagggaacagATTTCAGATGACATTGTTATTTATGATGTCACTGAGGATGTGGGTGAGGAAGAACATCCCATGGCTGATGAAGAAAATCTTCCTGTTACACCAGAAACAAGTGAAGATACCACTTCGGATTCTTCCAA CTGTAGCTGTAGCTACCATTCTCCTGATATTGTAATTGTGGAAGATGATAATGAAGATGAATATGCCCCTGTAATTCAAGGGGATAAAAACACTGAATCAGTTGCTGTCCCAGGTAATGCTCCAGCCAGCCATGTCAGTGACAGCACGAGCCCGCTCATGTCAAGTGCTGTACAGCTGAATAACCAGTCAACTTCAACTGCTGAAGACCCAGTCTCTGTGATGGATTCCATACTCAATGAAAATGGAGTAATTTCACAGAATATAAATCTTCTTGGAAA AGTTGAACTTCTGGATTATCTGGACAGTATCGACTGCAGTTTAGAGGACTTCCAGGCTATGTTGTCAGGACGACAGTTCAGCATAGATCCAGATCTCCTGGTTGAT GTGGAGACAAAGGGAAAAGAAGCTAACAAGAATAGTGCTGGTCCAGCAGCTTCACAGGAAATGCAAG ataAGCAGCTGATACACTACACTGCTTTTCCACTCCTTGCATTCCTCGATGGGAACCCAGGCTCTGCTGTTGAGAGTGGGGGCTTCACAGCTGAAACTCTTTCCACTGCTGAGAAATCCCTGGAAGGGGACGAGctcctggagagcagcctggATCCCCAGCCCACCCAGAGCAAACTGGTGCGTCTGGAGCCACTGACGGAGGCAGAGGCGAGTGAGGCCACACTGTTCTACCTGTGTGAACTTGCCCCTGCACCCATGGACACAGACATGTCCTTCTTGGATAACTGA